From Phycodurus eques isolate BA_2022a chromosome 20, UOR_Pequ_1.1, whole genome shotgun sequence, a single genomic window includes:
- the gabpb2a gene encoding GA-binding protein subunit beta-2a isoform X1 → MVPSCLLLLTYKLHVGHSMFNKYKVKRTRVFLLLFCMWSSVGKLRSVVGVIYKRDATDEYVGFEVILFDSVRQMSLVDLGKRLLEAARKGLDDEVRNLMANGAPFTTDWLGTSPLHLAAQHGHYSTADVLLRAGVSRDARTKVDRTPLHMAAAEGHTIIVELLVRSGADINAKDMLKMTALHWAAQHGHHGVVETLIKHGADVHALSKFDKTPFDIAVDIQNTELMLLLQEGMQNQVNMNQVSMNMESSNTSNQPQFIIQGIPSIQGGVVNLADLLNKASMGESEEAMAANALDSNIQHTAVVNEGGQRVITIVTDQHGNLQTTGGMSQPFFVTMQHGQQMLAVPANTVTEEVVAEESQAPPSRKRKLEVANNHNDTGETELLQRQLQEAKRKAQEYRQQLMRKEQEAEEYRIKLEAMAQSQAGTGANVSPEEVVGGDEDEVAAVSVVEDEGEMVVLQEGGIIMEGDGGRVTLLETGGEPAGASS, encoded by the exons ATGGTGCCATCTTGTTTGCTCTTGTTGACGTACAAGCTACACGTTGGTCATAGCATGTTTAATAAATACAAGGTGAAGCGGACTCGCGTCTTCCTTCTACTTTTCTGTATGTGGTCCTCAGTGGGAAAACTCCGTAGCGTCGTCGGTGTGATTTATAAAAGAGACGCCACAGACGAGTATGTTGGCTTTGAAGTGATTTTGTTTGATTCTGTGCGTCAGATGTCATTGGTGGACTTGGGCAAGCGTCTGCTGGAGGCGGCGCGTAAAGGTCTGGACGACGAGGTGAGGAACCTGATGGCCAACGGCGCTCCGTTCACCACGGACTGG CTGGGGACGTCCCCCCTTCATCTGGCCGCCCAGCACGGCCACTACTCCACCGCGGACGTCCTGCTGCGAGCGGGCGTCAGTCGCGACGCGCGCACCAAAGTGGACCGGACACCTCTGCACATGGCCGCCGCCGAGGGCCACACCATCATCGTGGAGCTGCTAGTCAGG AGCGGCGCCGACATCAACGCCAAAGACATGCTGAAGATGACGGCGCTGCACTGGGCGGCGCAGCACGGCCACCACGGCGTGGTGGAGACGCTCATCAAGCACGGCGCCGACGTGCACGCGCTCAGCAAGTTCGACAAGACGCCCTTCGACATCGCCGTCGACATCCAGAACACGGAACTCATGCTGTTGCTGCAG GAGGGCATGCAGAACCAAGTGAATATGAACCAGGTGAGCATGAACATGGAGTCCAGCAACACCAGCAACCAGCCGCAGTTCATCATCCAGGGCATTCCGTCCATTCAGGGAGGGGTTGTCAACTTGGCGGACCTGCTCAACAAGGCCAGCATGG gAGAATCTGAGGAAGCGATGGCTGCCAACGCTCTGGACAGCAACATCCAGCACACTGCCGTGGTCAATGAGGGAGGTCAGAGGGTCATCACCATTGTAACGGACCAACATGGCAACCTGCAGACCACCGGAGGGATGTCGCAGCCCTTTTTCGTCACCATGCAGCATGGGCAGCAAA TGCTGGCGGTGCCAGCCAACACGGTGACGGAGGAGGTGGTGGCGGAGGAGTCGCAGGCGCCGCCCTCCAGGAAGAGGAAGTTGGAGGTGGCCAATAATCACAACGACACAGGAGAGACG GAGCTGCTGCAGAGGCAGCTGCAGGAGGCCAAAAGGAAGGCCCAGGAGTACCGGCAGCAGCTGATGCGCAAGGAGCAGGAGGCCGAGGAGTACCGCATCAAACTGGAGGCCATGGCCCAGAGCCAGGCGGGCACCGGCGCCAACGTAAGCCCCGAGGAGGTGGTGGGCGGCGACGAGGACGAGGTCGCGGCGGTGAGCGTGGTGGAGGACGAGGGCGAGATGGTTGTGCTGCAGGAGGGAGGCATCATCATGGAGGGCGACGGGGGCCGCGTCACGCTCTTGGAGACTGGGGGAGAACCCGCGGGTGCCAGCTCATAA
- the anp32e gene encoding acidic leucine-rich nuclear phosphoprotein 32 family member E, which produces MDMKKRIMLELGNRDPAEVAEMVVDNSASVSGEVEGLSDKFVELEVLRMINVGLNSLAKLPSLPKLRKLELSENNLSGSFETLSQKCPNLIYLNLSSNKIKELRNVEALQNLKNLQSLDLLNCEITSLDDYRDSVFELLPQVTYLDGFDQEENEAPDSEVDDEDEDDEDEAGPTGDYEDEDGEDEAGPTGDYEEDDDDDDGSEGGEVGLSVRGKRATHQEEEDDDEEDDYGEEEEEEDERADAQGQKRKRDVEDDGEDDVEGDGDDYVEYDCEDDEDDD; this is translated from the exons ATGGACATGAAGAAGAGGATCATGCTGGAGCTGGGGAACCGAGATCCGGCAGAG GTGGCCGAGATGGTGGTGGACAACAGTGCCTCGGTGAGTGGCGAAGTCGAAGGTCTCTCGGACAAGTTTGTCGAGCTGGAGGTCCTCCGCATGATCAACGTCGGTCTGAATTCCCTGGCCAAGCTGCCCTCGCTGCCCAAACTCCGCAAG CTGGAGCTGAGTGAAAACAACCTGTCGGGTTCTTTCGAGACATTGTCGCAAAAATGCCCCAACCTGATCTACCTCAACCTGAGCAGCAACAAGATTAAGGAGCTGAGAAACGTGGAGGCGCTG CAAAACCTGAAGAACCTTCAGAGTCTGGACCTGCTGAACTGCGAGATCACGTCGTTGGATGATTACCGCGACAGCGTTTTCGAGCTCCTGCCGCAGGTCACCTACCTGGACGGCTTCGACCAGGAGGAGAACGAGGCGCCCGACTCGGAGGTCGACGATGAAG acgaggacgacgaggacGAGGCGGGCCCGACGGGCGACTACGAGGACGAGGACGGCGAGGACGAGGCGGGCCCGACGGGCGACTacgaggaggacgacgacgacgacgacggctcGGAGGGAGGCGAGGTGGGGCTGAGCGTTCGTGGGAAGAGGGCCACGCATCAG gaggaggaagatgacgaCGAGGAGGATGATTatggcgaggaggaggaagaggaag ACGAGCGAGCGGACGCTCAGGGACAGAAGAGGAAGAGAGACGTGGAGGACGACGGCGAGGACGACGTGGAGGGCGACGGCGACGACTACGTGGAGTACGACTGCGAGGACGACGAAGATGACGACTAG
- the gabpb2a gene encoding GA-binding protein subunit beta-2a isoform X3 produces MSLVDLGKRLLEAARKGLDDEVRNLMANGAPFTTDWLGTSPLHLAAQHGHYSTADVLLRAGVSRDARTKVDRTPLHMAAAEGHTIIVELLVRSGADINAKDMLKMTALHWAAQHGHHGVVETLIKHGADVHALSKFDKTPFDIAVDIQNTELMLLLQEGMQNQVNMNQVSMNMESSNTSNQPQFIIQGIPSIQGGVVNLADLLNKASMGESEEAMAANALDSNIQHTAVVNEGGQRVITIVTDQHGNLQTTGGMSQPFFVTMQHGQQMLAVPANTVTEEVVAEESQAPPSRKRKLEVANNHNDTGETELLQRQLQEAKRKAQEYRQQLMRKEQEAEEYRIKLEAMAQSQAGTGANVSPEEVVGGDEDEVAAVSVVEDEGEMVVLQEGGIIMEGDGGRVTLLETGGEPAGASS; encoded by the exons ATGTCATTGGTGGACTTGGGCAAGCGTCTGCTGGAGGCGGCGCGTAAAGGTCTGGACGACGAGGTGAGGAACCTGATGGCCAACGGCGCTCCGTTCACCACGGACTGG CTGGGGACGTCCCCCCTTCATCTGGCCGCCCAGCACGGCCACTACTCCACCGCGGACGTCCTGCTGCGAGCGGGCGTCAGTCGCGACGCGCGCACCAAAGTGGACCGGACACCTCTGCACATGGCCGCCGCCGAGGGCCACACCATCATCGTGGAGCTGCTAGTCAGG AGCGGCGCCGACATCAACGCCAAAGACATGCTGAAGATGACGGCGCTGCACTGGGCGGCGCAGCACGGCCACCACGGCGTGGTGGAGACGCTCATCAAGCACGGCGCCGACGTGCACGCGCTCAGCAAGTTCGACAAGACGCCCTTCGACATCGCCGTCGACATCCAGAACACGGAACTCATGCTGTTGCTGCAG GAGGGCATGCAGAACCAAGTGAATATGAACCAGGTGAGCATGAACATGGAGTCCAGCAACACCAGCAACCAGCCGCAGTTCATCATCCAGGGCATTCCGTCCATTCAGGGAGGGGTTGTCAACTTGGCGGACCTGCTCAACAAGGCCAGCATGG gAGAATCTGAGGAAGCGATGGCTGCCAACGCTCTGGACAGCAACATCCAGCACACTGCCGTGGTCAATGAGGGAGGTCAGAGGGTCATCACCATTGTAACGGACCAACATGGCAACCTGCAGACCACCGGAGGGATGTCGCAGCCCTTTTTCGTCACCATGCAGCATGGGCAGCAAA TGCTGGCGGTGCCAGCCAACACGGTGACGGAGGAGGTGGTGGCGGAGGAGTCGCAGGCGCCGCCCTCCAGGAAGAGGAAGTTGGAGGTGGCCAATAATCACAACGACACAGGAGAGACG GAGCTGCTGCAGAGGCAGCTGCAGGAGGCCAAAAGGAAGGCCCAGGAGTACCGGCAGCAGCTGATGCGCAAGGAGCAGGAGGCCGAGGAGTACCGCATCAAACTGGAGGCCATGGCCCAGAGCCAGGCGGGCACCGGCGCCAACGTAAGCCCCGAGGAGGTGGTGGGCGGCGACGAGGACGAGGTCGCGGCGGTGAGCGTGGTGGAGGACGAGGGCGAGATGGTTGTGCTGCAGGAGGGAGGCATCATCATGGAGGGCGACGGGGGCCGCGTCACGCTCTTGGAGACTGGGGGAGAACCCGCGGGTGCCAGCTCATAA
- the gabpb2a gene encoding GA-binding protein subunit beta-2a isoform X2 has translation MVPSCLLLLTYKLHVGHSMFNKYKVKRTRVFLLLFCMWSSVGKLRSVVGVIYKRDATDEYVGFEVILFDSVRQMSLVDLGKRLLEAARKGLDDEVRNLMANGAPFTTDWLGTSPLHLAAQHGHYSTADVLLRAGVSRDARTKVDRTPLHMAAAEGHTIIVELLVRSGADINAKDMLKMTALHWAAQHGHHGVVETLIKHGADVHALSKFDKTPFDIAVDIQNTELMLLLQEGMQNQVNMNQGGVVNLADLLNKASMGESEEAMAANALDSNIQHTAVVNEGGQRVITIVTDQHGNLQTTGGMSQPFFVTMQHGQQMLAVPANTVTEEVVAEESQAPPSRKRKLEVANNHNDTGETELLQRQLQEAKRKAQEYRQQLMRKEQEAEEYRIKLEAMAQSQAGTGANVSPEEVVGGDEDEVAAVSVVEDEGEMVVLQEGGIIMEGDGGRVTLLETGGEPAGASS, from the exons ATGGTGCCATCTTGTTTGCTCTTGTTGACGTACAAGCTACACGTTGGTCATAGCATGTTTAATAAATACAAGGTGAAGCGGACTCGCGTCTTCCTTCTACTTTTCTGTATGTGGTCCTCAGTGGGAAAACTCCGTAGCGTCGTCGGTGTGATTTATAAAAGAGACGCCACAGACGAGTATGTTGGCTTTGAAGTGATTTTGTTTGATTCTGTGCGTCAGATGTCATTGGTGGACTTGGGCAAGCGTCTGCTGGAGGCGGCGCGTAAAGGTCTGGACGACGAGGTGAGGAACCTGATGGCCAACGGCGCTCCGTTCACCACGGACTGG CTGGGGACGTCCCCCCTTCATCTGGCCGCCCAGCACGGCCACTACTCCACCGCGGACGTCCTGCTGCGAGCGGGCGTCAGTCGCGACGCGCGCACCAAAGTGGACCGGACACCTCTGCACATGGCCGCCGCCGAGGGCCACACCATCATCGTGGAGCTGCTAGTCAGG AGCGGCGCCGACATCAACGCCAAAGACATGCTGAAGATGACGGCGCTGCACTGGGCGGCGCAGCACGGCCACCACGGCGTGGTGGAGACGCTCATCAAGCACGGCGCCGACGTGCACGCGCTCAGCAAGTTCGACAAGACGCCCTTCGACATCGCCGTCGACATCCAGAACACGGAACTCATGCTGTTGCTGCAG GAGGGCATGCAGAACCAAGTGAATATGAACCAG GGAGGGGTTGTCAACTTGGCGGACCTGCTCAACAAGGCCAGCATGG gAGAATCTGAGGAAGCGATGGCTGCCAACGCTCTGGACAGCAACATCCAGCACACTGCCGTGGTCAATGAGGGAGGTCAGAGGGTCATCACCATTGTAACGGACCAACATGGCAACCTGCAGACCACCGGAGGGATGTCGCAGCCCTTTTTCGTCACCATGCAGCATGGGCAGCAAA TGCTGGCGGTGCCAGCCAACACGGTGACGGAGGAGGTGGTGGCGGAGGAGTCGCAGGCGCCGCCCTCCAGGAAGAGGAAGTTGGAGGTGGCCAATAATCACAACGACACAGGAGAGACG GAGCTGCTGCAGAGGCAGCTGCAGGAGGCCAAAAGGAAGGCCCAGGAGTACCGGCAGCAGCTGATGCGCAAGGAGCAGGAGGCCGAGGAGTACCGCATCAAACTGGAGGCCATGGCCCAGAGCCAGGCGGGCACCGGCGCCAACGTAAGCCCCGAGGAGGTGGTGGGCGGCGACGAGGACGAGGTCGCGGCGGTGAGCGTGGTGGAGGACGAGGGCGAGATGGTTGTGCTGCAGGAGGGAGGCATCATCATGGAGGGCGACGGGGGCCGCGTCACGCTCTTGGAGACTGGGGGAGAACCCGCGGGTGCCAGCTCATAA
- the mllt11 gene encoding protein AF1q → MMEKSCSQYESFMFWRQPIPALDLSELRDLGLVDGLQNPAKDELTGRDQHEELSEFSSFNYWRDPIADVDALLADLNLLL, encoded by the exons ATGATGGAGAAATCGTGCAGCCAGTACGAATCGTTCATGTTCTGGAGGCAGCCCATCCCGGCGCTGGACCTCTCCGAGCTGCGGGACCTCGGACTGGTCGACGGTCTTCAGAACCCAGCCAAAGACGAGCTGACTGGACGTGATCAGCAT GAGGAGCTGAGCGAGTTCTCGTCCTTCAACTACTGGAGGGATCCCATCGCCGACGTGGACGCGCTGCTGGCCGACCTCAACCTGCTCCTCTGA